A stretch of the Clostridiales bacterium genome encodes the following:
- a CDS encoding GNAT family N-acetyltransferase has product MRIYETELTDRVLETLIAMSVEWEAEMSTFGYRANERNDIEGNRIFLAEGENGEVIGYLFGAPFESKNMKAVMPEGTRCFEVEELYVVPHHRSEGIGKALFSFAEKAVRDTADYMVLSTATKNWRAILHFYLEELDMEFWNARLFKRIADA; this is encoded by the coding sequence ATGAGGATTTATGAAACAGAACTGACAGACCGGGTGCTGGAAACGCTCATTGCCATGTCGGTGGAATGGGAAGCGGAAATGAGCACATTCGGCTATCGTGCCAATGAGCGGAATGATATTGAGGGCAACCGGATCTTCCTGGCGGAAGGAGAAAACGGAGAAGTCATCGGATACCTGTTCGGGGCGCCTTTTGAATCCAAAAACATGAAGGCCGTCATGCCGGAAGGAACCCGTTGCTTTGAGGTGGAGGAACTGTATGTGGTTCCGCACCATAGGTCGGAGGGGATCGGCAAAGCGTTGTTTTCCTTTGCCGAAAAAGCAGTCCGGGACACTGCGGATTACATGGTGCTGAGCACCGCCACCAAAAACTGGCGTGCAATCCTCCACTTTTACCTGGAAGAACTGGATATGGAGTTCTGGAATGCACGTTTGTTTAAAAGAATTGCAGATGCGTAA
- a CDS encoding DUF523 domain-containing protein: MKVMVSACLLGENCKYSGGNNRSKKLLSMLAGHEVIPVCPEVLGGLPVPRVPAEIVDGIVTNREGLSVDAEFRRGAAAALDAARLENVDLIVLQPRSPSCGVGMIYDGTFSGKLIPGNGIFAALAVDAGFRVVNADDFAEKGMPGE; the protein is encoded by the coding sequence CCTGCTGGGTGAAAACTGCAAGTACAGCGGCGGGAATAACCGCAGCAAAAAACTGCTTTCCATGCTGGCCGGCCATGAGGTCATCCCTGTTTGTCCGGAAGTGCTGGGCGGACTGCCGGTTCCGCGGGTTCCGGCGGAGATTGTGGACGGGATCGTCACAAACCGGGAAGGACTGTCTGTGGACGCGGAATTCCGCCGGGGAGCTGCGGCAGCGCTGGATGCTGCAAGGCTTGAGAACGTGGATCTCATCGTGCTGCAGCCGAGGAGTCCCTCCTGCGGTGTGGGAATGATATACGATGGAACTTTCAGCGGAAAGCTGATTCCCGGAAACGGGATATTCGCCGCCCTGGCGGTTGATGCCGGTTTCCGGGTTGTGAATGCTGATGATTTTGCGGAGAAAGGAATGCCTGGAGAATGA